The region ATTAATCCAGAAGAGTCTTTAATAGAGTACCTTTTCAATATCCTCTTTTATCTTCATCTCCAATTGTTTAGCGTCTTCTTCGGTATCTGCGCAGATTGAAAAATATAACTTTAACTTTGGCTCTGTACCCGAAGGTCTGACCACCATGGATGCATTTCCTTCTAACATAAACTTCATCACGTTAGATTTAGGGAGCTCAATTTGATTCTCCCTTCCATCCCTATATTTAATCAGGGACTCTTTATAATCACTGATGGATATCACTTTCAGTCCTCCAATTTGACTTGGAGCCGCGGTTCTGAATCCACTCATGATTCCATCCATTTTTTTAATTCCTTCCATGCCTTCAAAGGTATGTAAGTAAGTAATAATCCGTATCTTGACAAAATAAGAAATCCCCCAGCACTTACCGGGGGAAGATCTGTCTTTTACTTTTTAAGTTTGCTGCGGCAATCATCAGGCAGATTGGAGGACCATGGGAGAAGCTCCAGCATTTCTTCCTTTGCCGGAAACGCACCGAGTTCTTTCATCTTTTCCATCACATATGTGAGATAGTTGTATGGCTTCAGTCCATTCAGAAGCGCAGTTTCTGTGATGCTGTACACAGTCGCACTGGCCTGTGCCCCGCGGATGCTTTTGGCAAACAGCCAGCTGCGTCTCCCTATGGCAAAATTTTTCAGTGCCCGCTCTGCAGCTAGATTGTCAATACTCAGATGGCCATCTTCCAGATACCTTTTCAGATAGGTTTCCTGGTTCAGCGTATACAGGACCGCCTCTCCGATCTTAGAAGATCTGTCCACAGCATCCTCCAGGGTATGAAGCCACTCGAAAAAAGCCTCTAAAAGCGGCTTTGCCTGCTTTTGACGCTCTTCATACCTTTCTTCCGGTGACTTGTCACGGATCATCTCTTCGATCTTATAGAACATCCCGATCCGTGCCATTGCCTGATATGCGGTTGTTTCCTTCAGCTGCTCTTTGGTAAAGTCCTTTTTCAAAACGGTCAGGGATTCATCAAATCTGCGCCTCGCATGGGCCATGCATCCTGTCACGGTGATCCTTTCCGGAAGGCTGTGGTATGCCTGGTATCCATCGCAGGTGAAATATCCCTGGTACTGATCCCCAAGGAATTCCACCGGATGATATCCCGCCCGGGTTCTTTCGTATTGGAAGAGGACCATCCGGGGTGCGCCGCTGTATTCATCAGTGAGATAGACCCACATCCAGTTCTGGGTGGAACCTTTCTGTTCCGGCTCATCGATTACCTGTACACGGGTTTCATCCCCATGAGCGTACCGGCTCCGGAGGAATTCTTCCTTCATCAGTTCATAAAGCGGCTGCAGATACCGGTCCGCACACTGGATGATCCAATTCGCCATGGTTTTTGTGGAAAGGTTCAGGTCGTAACGGGCGAATTCCCGTTCCTGACGCGCAAGGGGCATGCCGCCCACATACTTTGCGTTCATGATGCCTGCCGCCAGGGATGGTGTTGCCACACTGCCTTTGAGAAGGGAAGGCGCCTTTTCCGGACGTTTCATCGCCCCGCATTTCGGGCAGCTGTAAACATAGGTGACCTCCTCCGCCACTTCAAACCGTGCAGGCACAAACTTCAGGCGCTTCACCGTCTCTTTTGTCACGACTTTATATTTGGTATTGCAGTCCGGACAGTTTCGGTCCGCGCCGGTCAGCTTATACTCAATTACTTCCGTTGTCTCAAAGGCGGAAAGATCTTCCTCCTTTTTGCCGGAACGTTTCTTTCTTTTATAGGAAGACGGATGGATCTCCTCCATTTCCGGCTCCGGCGCATCAGGCTCTGCTTCCTGCTCTGCCTCGTTAAAAAGGTTCAGCTGCGTATAGCCATCCGCATATTTTTCACTGGATGGGCCAAACTGTTTCCGCTGCGCAAGAGTCAGACGGTCAGAAAGCATCGCGTTCAGGAATTCCAGTTCCTTTGTTTTTTCTTCGAGGATCTGGATCTTTGTTTCCTGTTTCTGATAATGCTCCCGCATGGTTTTCATCAGGGAGATGATATCCTCCCTGCTCATCTTGTTCAGTTGTTCCTCTGTAAAAAGCGGATCCATAACTCAGCCTCAACTTTCTGAAAGCTCTGCCAGAAAGTATACCAGAAAAAGCATTCCGTTCCTGTAGGAAACCGCATTCCGGGACGGAGGAAAATCCGCCCAAAACAAAGTAATTTTCGGCTTTTTGCGAATTGACAGGATCCGGGCTCATATGACGATCTTCGGGTGACGTTCTTCAAATGCGCCGCTGGGGTTCAGGGATAAACCATCGCACGGCCAAAGGAGTTCTTTCAGCGTAACCTTCTGCAGTTCATCCGGTGTGTCAGGCCAATGGAAGGAATCGCGGTCCAGCCGTTTCATCAGGATCCAAAACCCTGACCCGTCCCACTGAAGGATCTTGAGCAATGTGCGCCTGCGATTGCAGAACGCGAACATACAGCGGGAGTACGGATCGAGATGGAATTTCAGTTTGATGATGGCCGCTAAACCAGTGCAGCTCTTCCGGAGGTCCGTGCAGCCACATGCCAGATAGACTGTAGTACTTCCGTAAAAATCAAGCATAGTTCTTTAAGGCCTGAAGCAGGGCAGTCAACAGTCTGGCTGGACAGTCCGCAGCAGCTTCAATCCGAATATTTTCCGGGAGACAGAGCATCACAGGAGGTTTTCCTGTACCTGCTGTACTGAAATGGAGTTCATGTTCCGAAGGGAGCTTTGCAAACACCGGATCAGAAGCACTTTCTGTCTCAGCTGCTTCTGACTGGAGCTTTCGGATCCAGTAATCCAGTGTAGACTGTGGGATTCCATTCTGCTGACACCATTCTTTGCGGGATAAACCGCTTTCCTGAAAAGCATGGAACCGGTCTGCCCAAAGGTCAGCCTTTGAGGTTACATTGTCATTCGTATTTATTGGTATCACCTCCATCATTTGAACTTATCTTATCAAATGTGGATGGAAATTTGCAGATACTGATTATTACCTACTTACATATATTTAAAGCCAGTCAGCACATTCACTGTATCTACCCCATAATCAGATGCAATCCGCTCAGCCATATCGATGGTAACTATGGTCTTCATCATAAGAGGCCGGCAGGGCATACTGCCGCCGGCATTCCTTTGTTTGCAAATATACTCAAGCAGCAGCATACCGATTTCATTGGCGCTTAACAGCAAATATTTACATCCAGACTTTACCCCCACACCGACCCGGTCACAATCCGGGTCGGTTGCCAGCAGCAAATCACAGTTCAAACGCTTTGCATCGCGAATTCCCAATTCCATCGCCTGCTCAATTTCAGGATTCGGATAGGGACAAATTGGAAAACATCCATCCGGCATTTCTTGTTCCTTTACGGCATAAACATTTTGAAAACCATTTTCCTTCAACACTCTCTTAACACA is a window of Enterocloster clostridioformis DNA encoding:
- the tnpC gene encoding IS66 family transposase; amino-acid sequence: MDPLFTEEQLNKMSREDIISLMKTMREHYQKQETKIQILEEKTKELEFLNAMLSDRLTLAQRKQFGPSSEKYADGYTQLNLFNEAEQEAEPDAPEPEMEEIHPSSYKRKKRSGKKEEDLSAFETTEVIEYKLTGADRNCPDCNTKYKVVTKETVKRLKFVPARFEVAEEVTYVYSCPKCGAMKRPEKAPSLLKGSVATPSLAAGIMNAKYVGGMPLARQEREFARYDLNLSTKTMANWIIQCADRYLQPLYELMKEEFLRSRYAHGDETRVQVIDEPEQKGSTQNWMWVYLTDEYSGAPRMVLFQYERTRAGYHPVEFLGDQYQGYFTCDGYQAYHSLPERITVTGCMAHARRRFDESLTVLKKDFTKEQLKETTAYQAMARIGMFYKIEEMIRDKSPEERYEERQKQAKPLLEAFFEWLHTLEDAVDRSSKIGEAVLYTLNQETYLKRYLEDGHLSIDNLAAERALKNFAIGRRSWLFAKSIRGAQASATVYSITETALLNGLKPYNYLTYVMEKMKELGAFPAKEEMLELLPWSSNLPDDCRSKLKK
- the tnpB gene encoding IS66 family insertion sequence element accessory protein TnpB (TnpB, as the term is used for proteins encoded by IS66 family insertion elements, is considered an accessory protein, since TnpC, encoded by a neighboring gene, is a DDE family transposase.), whose translation is MLDFYGSTTVYLACGCTDLRKSCTGLAAIIKLKFHLDPYSRCMFAFCNRRRTLLKILQWDGSGFWILMKRLDRDSFHWPDTPDELQKVTLKELLWPCDGLSLNPSGAFEERHPKIVI
- the tnpA gene encoding IS66 family insertion sequence element accessory protein TnpA, which translates into the protein MMEVIPINTNDNVTSKADLWADRFHAFQESGLSRKEWCQQNGIPQSTLDYWIRKLQSEAAETESASDPVFAKLPSEHELHFSTAGTGKPPVMLCLPENIRIEAAADCPARLLTALLQALKNYA